In Candidatus Goldiibacteriota bacterium, the following are encoded in one genomic region:
- a CDS encoding DUF2294 domain-containing protein — protein sequence MAKDISKGQAEAKIREYIIRFEKEHMGRGPEDTLVDIMKDIIFIRLKGVLTAAEKTLANDAEGKSLVKQTRVRLLEASRKMLEKNIEEITSVKVISMHTDISTKTGERIIVFTMDSNLENNYQ from the coding sequence ATGGCTAAAGATATTTCAAAAGGGCAGGCAGAGGCAAAGATAAGGGAATATATTATAAGATTTGAAAAAGAACATATGGGGCGCGGCCCGGAAGACACGCTTGTTGACATTATGAAGGATATTATTTTTATAAGGCTTAAAGGGGTTCTTACAGCGGCTGAAAAAACTCTGGCAAATGACGCGGAAGGAAAGTCCCTTGTAAAACAGACCAGGGTCAGGCTTCTGGAAGCATCAAGAAAGATGCTTGAAAAAAACATTGAAGAAATTACTTCCGTCAAAGTCATATCAATGCATACGGACATAAGCACAAAGACAGGCGAAAGAATAATAGTGTTTACCATGGATTC